One segment of Streptomyces bathyalis DNA contains the following:
- a CDS encoding TauD/TfdA family dioxygenase has translation MSSPFSTAIVRPVLPFTAPLPGAAGRPGGPHAAPAQLHDAGTQRALAQELLRRADAVPFLDAVLEALHRDGYAVASVPGLAGMAVHARDALVVAASAAIGTPSPVGATDDIVVWDVRPRPELPEAQRRNNISVSDGEACLHTDSAFSSSPERWFGLWCVRPALSGGASVLVDAHRVWEVLGGSGTLRRARDTLLTTDVPMWNGQRLVPVRVFSKAGDGRPMVRYRADLLAQGVRLARLDPAGDIARSLTLLDEVLTEPSLREVVRLEEDQVVFVDNHRVMHAREHFTDPRRHLLRVRMCQGPMAHAEPM, from the coding sequence ATGTCTTCCCCGTTCTCCACAGCCATCGTTCGGCCCGTCCTCCCGTTCACCGCACCGCTGCCCGGGGCGGCCGGCCGCCCCGGCGGACCGCACGCCGCGCCCGCGCAACTCCACGACGCGGGGACCCAACGGGCCCTGGCGCAGGAGCTGTTACGCCGTGCGGACGCCGTACCGTTCCTCGATGCCGTTCTCGAGGCGCTGCACCGCGACGGCTACGCCGTGGCATCCGTGCCGGGCCTCGCCGGTATGGCGGTGCACGCACGTGACGCCCTGGTGGTGGCGGCGTCGGCGGCCATCGGTACGCCGAGCCCCGTGGGGGCGACGGACGACATCGTCGTCTGGGACGTTCGCCCCCGCCCCGAACTCCCCGAGGCACAGCGCCGGAACAACATCTCCGTCAGCGACGGCGAGGCGTGCCTGCACACCGACTCGGCCTTCTCCTCAAGCCCCGAGCGCTGGTTCGGACTGTGGTGCGTGCGACCGGCCCTGAGCGGCGGTGCCTCCGTCCTGGTCGACGCCCACCGCGTCTGGGAGGTTCTCGGGGGCAGCGGGACCCTCCGGCGGGCGCGCGACACCCTGCTGACCACCGACGTGCCCATGTGGAACGGTCAACGCCTCGTGCCCGTACGGGTCTTCAGCAAGGCAGGCGACGGCAGACCCATGGTGCGCTACCGGGCCGACCTGCTGGCGCAGGGCGTCCGGCTGGCCCGGCTCGACCCCGCGGGCGACATCGCCCGCTCGCTCACGCTGCTGGACGAGGTGCTCACCGAGCCGTCGCTGCGCGAGGTGGTGCGACTGGAGGAGGACCAGGTCGTCTTCGTCGACAACCACCGTGTGATGCATGCCCGTGAACACTTCACCGACCCCCGGCGTCATCTTCTGAGGGTGCGCATGTGCCAGGGGCCGATGGCCCACGCGGAGCCGATGTGA
- a CDS encoding amidohydrolase family protein, which translates to MTARTSSGAPEFRAEGCTVSTEPYGRHAHLVTVDGPRGEQVLLKAPGWRHTVITDLVRKEHLTWGEGEVMIRIPEGRAAWLMAFTPPPEVSVFDYAPTPQLRTPQTEVSCARFPVVDVHAHLTLDEEQPGQRLGLMRELNIAAVVTSSFADRGETTAGSAELARAAPGRLLPAATVDWSSARRRGGAERMAESLASDVREHGAVLIGELHDKGFGVDDPGTGPVPEDPLFLDDPRLDPFWEAAAALRLPAIVHCGDELAAYEPWDSRNEALVRLFRKPWARRRPGSLGHGEVHERRDRLLKRFPGLTVIAAHIDGSGERLDTVEERLRLHPGLFVELGACHHVLARQPRHAARFLDRWRDRVVFGGDRVQDRATYREQFRVLESDDDAFHYRGRQDPWPAYGLALPDDVLRAVYSGTAARLVPAAAEALIRHEEERTPCR; encoded by the coding sequence GTGACGGCACGGACTTCTTCCGGAGCCCCGGAGTTCCGTGCCGAGGGGTGCACCGTCAGCACGGAACCGTACGGGCGGCACGCCCACCTCGTGACCGTCGACGGGCCACGCGGGGAGCAGGTGCTGCTGAAGGCCCCCGGATGGCGGCACACGGTGATCACCGACCTGGTGCGCAAGGAGCATCTCACTTGGGGAGAGGGCGAAGTGATGATCCGGATACCCGAGGGGAGAGCGGCGTGGCTGATGGCCTTCACCCCTCCTCCCGAGGTGTCCGTCTTCGACTACGCCCCCACCCCTCAGCTGCGGACGCCGCAGACCGAGGTGTCATGTGCCCGCTTCCCCGTTGTCGACGTCCATGCGCATCTGACGCTGGACGAGGAGCAGCCGGGGCAACGGCTGGGGCTGATGCGGGAACTCAACATCGCGGCGGTGGTGACCAGTTCCTTCGCCGACCGCGGTGAGACGACGGCCGGCAGTGCCGAACTCGCCCGCGCGGCACCGGGGCGGCTGCTGCCCGCCGCCACGGTGGACTGGTCGAGCGCCCGACGCCGCGGCGGCGCGGAACGCATGGCCGAGTCCCTCGCCTCCGACGTGAGGGAACACGGTGCGGTGCTCATCGGCGAGCTGCACGACAAGGGGTTCGGGGTCGACGACCCCGGTACCGGCCCCGTCCCCGAGGACCCCCTCTTCCTCGACGACCCGCGCCTCGACCCGTTCTGGGAGGCCGCAGCCGCGCTCCGGCTGCCGGCGATCGTTCACTGCGGAGACGAACTGGCCGCGTACGAGCCGTGGGACTCCCGGAACGAAGCTCTCGTCCGGCTGTTCCGCAAGCCGTGGGCGCGCCGGCGTCCCGGCAGTCTGGGGCACGGGGAAGTACACGAACGCCGTGACCGGTTGCTGAAGCGGTTCCCCGGGCTCACCGTGATCGCCGCTCACATCGACGGGAGCGGCGAACGGCTGGACACCGTGGAGGAGAGGCTGCGGCTGCACCCCGGCCTCTTCGTCGAGTTGGGGGCCTGTCACCACGTACTGGCCCGTCAGCCGAGGCACGCCGCGAGGTTTCTGGACCGTTGGCGCGACCGGGTGGTCTTCGGCGGAGACCGCGTCCAGGACCGGGCCACTTACCGGGAGCAGTTCCGCGTCCTGGAGTCGGACGACGACGCGTTCCACTACCGCGGCCGCCAGGACCCGTGGCCCGCCTACGGGCTCGCGCTCCCGGACGACGTGTTGCGCGCCGTGTACTCGGGCACGGCTGCCCGGCTCGTCCCGGCAGCCGCTGAGGCGCTCATCCGGCACGAGGAGGAACGAACGCCATGCCGCTGA
- a CDS encoding MFS transporter, giving the protein MGRADRVRRGRRSGDSRRTAADAPDHGQSDEAALAATPRTVAYLLVGLLAGPLADRWDSRKVLIGCDAGRTVLFAAMPLTVHAAHGAVLLFTLACLAAALGVLFETSLAKAVQSTLRTDELVTGNSRLELSSQLGLLLGPAVTGALVALIGVDRAVWLNAATFAASIGTLLPLRHLGGRRRADAAVVGTSDAAASPSAPARRSGTGSLWREMKEGMGYLRAHPLISRLILVQAAVNFVIAAETLIVFQTTVGLGASPTWAGVVLAAAGVGGVLAAWLAGRFTQETARPGALIGWSVIGVGGTLLGFALSVHPVLLLIANLLHGGLSIFASIHIRALRQKLVPAEFLGRVTANARTAAFVANPLGAVLFGAIADRSGGDARWSFALAALLSLVSGALAYRGLVARRNVGSELPARGHGPTGDQERNTGRIPGERADERAT; this is encoded by the coding sequence GTGGGCAGGGCAGACCGTGTCCGTCGTGGGCGACGGAGCGGCGATTCTCGCCGTACCGCTGCTGATGCTCCAGATCACGGACAGTCCGATGAGGCGGCACTCGCCGCGACTCCGCGGACCGTCGCCTACCTGCTGGTCGGGCTGCTGGCCGGCCCACTGGCGGACCGCTGGGACAGCCGGAAGGTGCTCATCGGCTGTGACGCCGGCCGGACGGTGCTGTTCGCCGCCATGCCGCTCACCGTGCACGCCGCGCACGGTGCGGTCCTGCTGTTCACGCTGGCCTGTCTCGCTGCGGCGCTGGGCGTGCTGTTCGAGACGTCGCTGGCCAAGGCCGTGCAGTCGACCTTGCGCACCGATGAACTGGTCACGGGCAACTCCCGGCTCGAACTGAGCAGCCAGCTTGGCCTGTTGCTGGGGCCTGCCGTGACCGGCGCACTGGTGGCGCTGATCGGTGTCGACCGCGCGGTGTGGCTCAACGCGGCGACGTTCGCGGCGTCGATCGGCACGCTGCTGCCGCTTCGCCACCTCGGGGGGCGGCGCAGAGCTGACGCGGCCGTGGTAGGGACGTCGGATGCTGCCGCGTCCCCGTCCGCACCGGCCCGCCGCAGCGGAACGGGCTCGCTGTGGCGGGAGATGAAGGAGGGCATGGGCTATCTGCGCGCGCACCCGCTCATCTCCCGGCTGATCCTGGTGCAGGCCGCGGTCAACTTCGTGATCGCCGCCGAGACACTGATCGTCTTCCAGACGACCGTCGGGCTGGGTGCGTCGCCGACATGGGCGGGGGTCGTCCTTGCCGCGGCGGGGGTCGGGGGCGTGCTCGCCGCCTGGCTCGCCGGCCGGTTCACCCAGGAGACCGCCAGACCGGGCGCGCTCATAGGCTGGTCCGTGATCGGCGTCGGCGGAACCCTGCTCGGCTTCGCACTGTCCGTGCATCCCGTTCTGCTGCTGATCGCGAACCTGCTGCACGGCGGCCTCTCCATCTTCGCGTCGATCCACATCCGGGCGCTGCGTCAGAAACTCGTGCCCGCAGAGTTCCTGGGACGTGTGACCGCGAACGCCCGCACGGCCGCCTTCGTCGCCAATCCGCTGGGCGCGGTGCTCTTCGGAGCGATCGCCGACAGGTCGGGGGGTGACGCGCGCTGGAGTTTCGCCCTGGCCGCCCTGCTGAGCCTGGTGAGCGGAGCTCTCGCGTACCGCGGTCTGGTCGCTCGCCGTAATGTGGGGTCAGAGCTGCCCGCCCGCGGCCACGGCCCGACGGGCGATCAGGAACGGAACACCGGGCGCATACCAGGAGAACGTGCCGATGAGCGTGCCACATGA
- a CDS encoding peroxiredoxin translates to MSVPHDPAVLPGGLPVPTDDGACDHLPGRRVPALQLPSTGGVLRDPHAESRGRWTVLFCYPRTGRPGEAPPGGEAAWNATPGARGCTPQCVSYAGLREAFGALGAVVYGVSTQSTDEQLEAARRLELPYELLSDGRLELTEALGLPTFTAAGLTLLRRHTLVLKDGFVNSVRYPVFPSDGDAEAVLSWLRARTA, encoded by the coding sequence ATGAGCGTGCCACATGACCCTGCGGTCCTGCCCGGCGGACTGCCGGTCCCGACCGACGACGGCGCCTGTGACCATCTGCCGGGACGAAGGGTTCCGGCGCTGCAACTGCCCTCCACAGGGGGCGTACTGCGTGACCCGCACGCTGAGTCGCGGGGCCGCTGGACCGTCCTGTTCTGCTACCCGCGGACCGGGCGTCCGGGCGAAGCACCACCCGGCGGTGAGGCCGCATGGAACGCCACACCGGGCGCGCGGGGCTGCACGCCGCAGTGCGTCTCCTATGCCGGGCTGCGTGAGGCGTTCGGCGCTCTGGGTGCCGTGGTCTACGGGGTGAGCACTCAGAGCACGGATGAACAGCTGGAGGCCGCCCGGCGTCTTGAACTTCCCTACGAGCTCCTGAGCGACGGCCGGCTGGAACTGACCGAGGCCCTGGGGCTGCCAACCTTCACAGCGGCGGGACTGACGCTGCTGCGCAGGCACACGCTCGTGCTCAAGGACGGGTTCGTCAACAGCGTGCGCTACCCCGTCTTCCCGTCGGACGGGGATGCGGAAGCCGTCCTCTCATGGCTGCGCGCACGGACCGCCTGA
- a CDS encoding AfsR/SARP family transcriptional regulator codes for MPTALPISGDLPEFRVLGPLDIRARGRQLQITAPRLQAVLGALLLRADEVVPAQHLMDSVWEDNLPADPANQIAVCVSMLRRKLERAGAGRDLLLTHPPGYRFVADGVRLDTFTVRQLRDEAREHLAAGDSEAALSRLKSALSLWRGPVLSGVTRRAWQPEVRRWEEEQVAVRESVSDLQLELGLHEELIAELSVFVQQQPLLERPRGQLMLALARSGRQADALQLYRDTSSLLREELAVTPGEELRRLHEQILRGTAPVPQPEADPESAVAEPAPAVPLLASVVAPGPQQNGPCQLPGDLAEFVGREEELAALRKSLVPGTGSVPVAAIVGPGGTGKTALAVHAAHQLRPVFSDGQLYVNLRGMDEHPVTPEEALARFLRELGLPGSAIPQTLDERSEQLRSLLADRRMLIVLDNARDVRQVRPLLPGTGSCGVLLTSRARITTAPTTCVLELEVFEQHQALALLDRLVGRKRLSAEPHVAAELTEYCGRLPLAVRIVGTKLASKPHWTLEKAASRLANERRRLDELAHESLEMRTSLELSHQGLSSAARKLFRRLALLTTPDFSEWICAPLLDMPLAEGEDLLEELLDARLVDVTSPAGAGQPRYRMHDLVRLYALERVHETEPKAERTAVLTRAAATALALADLAHRTVCGGDFTVLHSLARQPPAPADVLERMASDPLRWYESDRATITALCQQAAAEGQDEIAWDLAATSRCLFSVRFHFDDWQVTHESALSAVRRQGNNRGAAAMLLGLGDLYLTRRHYERAVPLLEESRRLFREVDDRYGHALALRKAACADRITGRFDRALARWRESLPVLRSVEDLEAQAQVLRWSGQTLIEMERYEEAEVFLRDAEKVVQGFRGRSAAQVRFSLADLHLARGDLERAAEAYELSLEASTPIGDPSGRAYALAGLATVDVRRGRLHEADERLRQALEIARAIQDPLMEAQVLLGLGRSRRAAHDLSGAASLFREGAELCRRMGAPARLEQIRRAMAELPQAVT; via the coding sequence GTGCCTACCGCACTGCCGATATCGGGGGATTTACCGGAATTCCGGGTACTCGGTCCGCTGGACATACGTGCCCGCGGACGCCAGTTGCAGATAACGGCGCCCCGGCTGCAGGCCGTACTGGGCGCCCTTCTGCTGCGGGCAGACGAAGTCGTCCCCGCACAGCACCTCATGGACAGCGTGTGGGAGGACAACCTCCCTGCCGACCCTGCCAATCAGATCGCCGTCTGTGTCTCGATGCTCCGCCGCAAGCTCGAACGGGCAGGCGCGGGACGGGACCTGCTGCTCACCCATCCACCCGGTTACAGGTTCGTCGCGGACGGAGTACGTCTCGACACCTTCACCGTCCGTCAACTGCGCGACGAGGCCCGCGAACACCTCGCGGCGGGCGACTCGGAGGCTGCGCTCTCGCGTCTCAAGTCGGCGCTGTCCCTGTGGCGCGGCCCCGTCCTGTCCGGTGTCACCCGCAGGGCCTGGCAGCCCGAGGTGCGGCGCTGGGAGGAGGAGCAGGTAGCCGTCAGGGAGAGCGTGTCCGATCTCCAGCTCGAGCTGGGGCTGCACGAGGAACTGATCGCGGAACTCTCGGTGTTCGTCCAGCAGCAGCCCCTGCTGGAGCGTCCTCGGGGCCAGCTGATGCTGGCGCTGGCCCGCTCCGGGCGTCAGGCCGACGCACTCCAGCTCTACCGCGACACATCGAGCCTGCTGCGCGAGGAACTCGCCGTGACGCCCGGGGAGGAACTTCGGCGGCTGCACGAACAGATCCTGCGGGGGACGGCACCCGTGCCTCAGCCGGAAGCTGACCCGGAGTCCGCCGTGGCGGAGCCCGCGCCCGCGGTGCCGCTCCTGGCGTCCGTCGTGGCGCCAGGGCCGCAGCAGAACGGTCCCTGTCAACTCCCGGGCGACCTCGCGGAGTTCGTCGGCCGCGAGGAGGAGCTCGCCGCCCTGCGGAAGAGCCTCGTCCCGGGAACCGGATCGGTCCCGGTCGCGGCGATCGTGGGGCCGGGAGGTACGGGAAAGACGGCTCTCGCCGTGCACGCGGCTCATCAGCTGCGGCCCGTCTTCAGCGACGGACAGCTCTACGTCAACCTGCGCGGCATGGACGAGCACCCGGTGACACCCGAGGAAGCCCTGGCCCGCTTCCTGCGTGAGCTCGGGCTCCCTGGCTCCGCCATACCGCAGACGCTCGACGAACGGTCGGAGCAGCTGCGGAGCCTGCTCGCGGACCGGCGCATGCTGATCGTGCTGGACAACGCCCGTGACGTGCGGCAGGTGCGGCCGCTGCTTCCCGGTACGGGCAGCTGTGGTGTGCTCCTCACCAGCCGCGCCAGGATCACCACGGCGCCCACCACGTGCGTGCTGGAGCTGGAGGTCTTCGAGCAGCACCAGGCGCTCGCCCTGCTCGATCGTCTCGTGGGCCGCAAGCGGCTCTCGGCCGAGCCGCACGTCGCCGCGGAACTCACGGAGTACTGCGGCCGGCTGCCGCTCGCCGTGCGCATCGTGGGGACGAAGCTGGCGTCCAAGCCGCACTGGACCCTGGAGAAGGCCGCGTCCCGGCTGGCCAACGAACGCCGCAGACTCGACGAACTGGCCCACGAGAGCCTGGAGATGAGGACCAGCCTCGAGTTGTCGCACCAAGGGCTCAGCTCCGCGGCGCGCAAACTCTTCCGGCGGCTCGCCCTGCTGACCACGCCGGACTTCTCCGAGTGGATCTGCGCTCCGCTGCTGGACATGCCGCTCGCCGAAGGCGAGGACCTCCTGGAGGAGTTGCTCGACGCCCGGCTGGTCGATGTGACCAGCCCTGCCGGTGCCGGTCAGCCCCGGTACCGCATGCACGACCTGGTGCGGCTGTACGCCCTGGAGCGGGTGCACGAGACGGAGCCGAAGGCGGAGCGTACTGCCGTGCTCACCCGGGCCGCGGCGACGGCCCTCGCCCTGGCGGACCTGGCCCACCGCACCGTGTGCGGAGGGGACTTCACCGTCCTGCACAGCCTCGCGCGGCAACCGCCCGCACCGGCCGACGTGCTGGAGAGGATGGCCTCGGACCCGCTGCGTTGGTACGAGTCGGACCGCGCGACCATCACCGCGCTGTGCCAGCAGGCGGCAGCGGAGGGGCAGGACGAGATCGCCTGGGATCTGGCCGCCACCTCCCGCTGTCTCTTCAGCGTCCGCTTCCACTTCGACGACTGGCAGGTCACTCATGAGAGCGCGCTGAGCGCCGTACGCCGCCAGGGGAACAACAGGGGTGCCGCGGCCATGCTCTTGGGGCTGGGCGATCTGTATCTCACCCGGCGCCACTACGAACGGGCAGTTCCGCTCCTCGAGGAGTCGCGGCGGCTCTTCCGCGAGGTGGACGACCGCTACGGGCATGCGCTGGCGCTGCGCAAGGCGGCCTGCGCGGACCGCATCACGGGCCGTTTCGACCGGGCACTCGCCCGCTGGCGGGAGTCGCTGCCGGTGCTGCGGTCGGTGGAGGATCTCGAGGCGCAGGCACAGGTGCTGCGCTGGAGCGGCCAGACCCTGATCGAAATGGAGCGCTACGAGGAGGCCGAGGTCTTCCTGCGGGACGCGGAGAAGGTCGTACAGGGATTCCGCGGCCGCAGCGCGGCGCAGGTCCGCTTCAGCCTCGCTGATCTCCATCTGGCCCGCGGCGACCTCGAACGGGCCGCGGAAGCATACGAGTTGAGCCTGGAGGCCAGCACACCCATCGGCGACCCCAGCGGACGCGCCTACGCGCTCGCGGGGCTCGCCACCGTCGACGTCCGGCGCGGCCGGCTCCACGAGGCGGACGAGCGGCTCCGTCAAGCGCTCGAGATCGCTCGCGCCATCCAGGACCCGCTGATGGAGGCCCAGGTCCTGCTCGGACTGGGACGATCGCGTCGGGCCGCGCACGACCTGTCCGGTGCCGCCTCGCTCTTCCGGGAGGGCGCGGAGTTGTGCCGCAGAATGGGCGCCCCGGCCAGGCTCGAACAGATCCGTCGCGCGATGGCGGAGCTTCCGCAGGCCGTGACCTGA
- a CDS encoding aspartyl/asparaginyl beta-hydroxylase domain-containing protein translates to MTEVIPMRDPLGKAFPNSVALEGVYDAERLSRELKAFDRHFGSPLSAASGRRVLPLRSVGGDPHRTDSGGPSLSGFGETPWLARLPYLRKLLEDLPAPLLGVRLMALAPGARLSNLQSVKCGPPWGLCRLHLPIVSGPRARTVFAGENRCWDPGTLWFVASWRVHAMVNREPFELVHLVVDTCHTDGLSRMFPQQLRQRLDGVPSLSLRPQVPLRPADAQGYRCRFRMPETFANWEQPGHHLPRDSGKGLVTAEVDVHEGVPRLLLDSRPFCSLEHIGEGEFRLCGWSDERTLQVVGTNESRVVLLRTREGSSTYRVRLPALPPTSEE, encoded by the coding sequence ATGACCGAAGTGATCCCGATGCGGGACCCGTTGGGGAAGGCTTTCCCCAACTCCGTCGCGCTGGAGGGCGTCTACGACGCCGAACGGCTCAGCCGCGAACTCAAAGCGTTCGACCGACACTTCGGCTCCCCCCTCTCGGCGGCCAGCGGCCGGCGCGTGCTTCCGCTGCGCAGCGTCGGCGGCGACCCGCACCGCACGGACAGCGGCGGGCCGAGCCTGAGTGGCTTCGGGGAGACGCCGTGGCTTGCCCGCCTGCCCTATCTGCGGAAGCTGCTGGAGGACCTGCCCGCACCGCTTCTGGGAGTGCGTCTGATGGCGCTGGCTCCCGGCGCACGGCTCAGCAATCTCCAGTCCGTCAAGTGCGGTCCTCCCTGGGGGCTTTGCCGCCTGCACCTGCCGATCGTCAGCGGGCCCCGCGCGCGGACCGTCTTCGCCGGGGAGAACCGGTGCTGGGACCCGGGAACGCTCTGGTTCGTCGCCTCCTGGCGTGTGCACGCAATGGTGAACCGGGAACCCTTCGAACTCGTCCATCTGGTGGTCGACACCTGCCACACCGACGGGCTCAGCCGGATGTTCCCGCAACAGCTGCGGCAACGGCTCGACGGGGTTCCGAGCCTGTCATTGCGTCCGCAGGTGCCACTGCGTCCGGCGGACGCACAGGGCTACCGGTGCCGCTTCCGGATGCCGGAGACGTTCGCCAACTGGGAACAGCCGGGCCATCACCTTCCCCGTGATTCCGGGAAGGGGCTCGTCACGGCAGAGGTGGACGTCCACGAAGGCGTTCCGCGGCTGCTGCTGGACAGCCGCCCGTTCTGCTCCTTGGAGCACATCGGCGAAGGCGAATTCCGCCTCTGTGGGTGGAGCGACGAACGCACGCTCCAGGTCGTCGGCACGAACGAGAGCCGGGTGGTCCTGCTCCGGACGCGCGAGGGCAGCAGCACCTACCGCGTCCGGCTTCCCGCCCTGCCTCCCACGTCCGAGGAGTGA
- a CDS encoding TSUP family transporter, whose amino-acid sequence MDVLGTAGLLSAALAAGWVDAVVGGGGLLLIPALLLSFPQLPPSAALGTNKLAAITGTTVAAVTFARRTKLDRSVALPAAALAVPAAGFGAVSASSVPADWFRPVVMALLVSVAVFVALRPRFGAAEGRDAVSRRRRMAVIALAGCGIGFYDGLFGPGTGTFLIMAFTSVLSLEFLQSSALAKVVNVGTNLGALTVFAVQGDVLWLLGAGMAVCNIAGASLGARTALRRGSGFVRTVLLVTVTGMVVKLCFDQFG is encoded by the coding sequence TTGGACGTCCTTGGAACAGCGGGGCTGCTGTCCGCCGCGCTGGCAGCGGGCTGGGTGGATGCCGTGGTGGGCGGCGGCGGGCTGCTCCTGATTCCTGCGCTGCTGCTGTCCTTTCCGCAGCTGCCCCCGTCCGCCGCGCTGGGGACCAACAAGCTCGCCGCCATCACGGGAACCACGGTGGCGGCCGTGACCTTCGCCCGGCGAACCAAGCTGGACCGGTCCGTCGCGCTGCCCGCGGCCGCGCTCGCCGTCCCGGCGGCGGGGTTCGGTGCCGTTTCCGCGTCCAGCGTGCCCGCGGACTGGTTCCGGCCGGTCGTGATGGCGCTCCTGGTCTCCGTCGCCGTCTTCGTGGCGCTGCGGCCCCGCTTCGGAGCGGCCGAGGGCCGCGACGCCGTCAGCCGTCGCCGCCGCATGGCCGTCATCGCGCTCGCGGGATGCGGCATCGGCTTCTACGACGGCCTGTTCGGACCCGGCACCGGAACCTTTCTGATCATGGCGTTCACCAGTGTGCTGTCGCTGGAGTTCCTCCAGAGTTCCGCGCTGGCGAAGGTGGTGAACGTCGGCACCAACCTCGGGGCGCTCACGGTCTTCGCCGTCCAGGGGGACGTGCTGTGGCTCCTGGGCGCCGGAATGGCCGTCTGCAACATCGCGGGTGCTTCGCTGGGAGCCAGAACCGCTCTGCGGCGCGGCTCCGGCTTCGTTCGCACGGTGCTGCTGGTGACGGTGACGGGCATGGTCGTGAAGCTCTGTTTCGACCAGTTCGGGTGA
- a CDS encoding TauD/TfdA family dioxygenase, which translates to MNLMTQDPTGLVLPEPDGRRMRELASRAAVLSGASTAELADLLLDMPGGLRQGLLDFAAGTSGQGCFVIRGLPVGDLPGTPQWHGSRVLEQHLTTGVLTLVADLLGSLIGYQDEKDGALIHEVHPVAGEEQRIENSGSVAFDFHTENVHHPLRPDFLGLLCLRQDHEGVAATRVASVRDAAALLTGAQREILSEPRFRSAYPTSFARNIAARRPESGPHPVLFGAEPNLFMRFNSHTTSGPDRESDEALRALAAALEETCREIVLRPGEMVVVDNHVAAHGRSAFTPRYDGMDRWLRRCYSLRAVPRWAEQMMPQRRVLPELKQISGVL; encoded by the coding sequence ATGAATCTGATGACACAGGACCCCACGGGACTTGTGCTGCCGGAACCCGACGGCCGCAGAATGAGGGAACTGGCGTCGCGTGCGGCCGTGCTCTCGGGTGCCTCCACGGCCGAACTCGCCGATCTGCTGCTGGACATGCCGGGCGGGTTGCGCCAGGGACTGCTCGACTTCGCAGCCGGGACCAGCGGCCAGGGGTGCTTCGTCATTCGAGGGCTTCCCGTCGGGGATCTTCCCGGCACGCCTCAGTGGCACGGTTCCCGGGTGCTGGAGCAGCACCTCACCACGGGGGTGCTGACGCTCGTCGCTGACCTGCTCGGGAGCCTCATCGGCTACCAGGACGAGAAGGACGGGGCCCTCATACACGAGGTGCACCCCGTGGCCGGCGAGGAACAGCGCATCGAGAACAGCGGTTCCGTGGCCTTCGACTTCCACACCGAGAACGTCCACCACCCGTTGCGGCCGGATTTTCTGGGGCTGCTGTGCCTGCGGCAGGACCACGAGGGCGTCGCGGCCACCCGGGTCGCCTCCGTACGTGACGCGGCGGCTCTCCTCACCGGCGCTCAACGGGAGATTCTCAGCGAGCCCCGATTCCGCAGCGCCTATCCGACGTCCTTCGCCCGGAACATCGCCGCGCGCCGCCCGGAGTCCGGGCCGCATCCGGTGCTCTTCGGCGCGGAGCCGAACCTCTTCATGCGCTTCAACTCCCACACCACCAGCGGCCCCGACCGCGAATCCGACGAGGCGCTGCGGGCTCTGGCGGCGGCGCTCGAGGAGACCTGCCGGGAGATCGTTCTGCGGCCCGGCGAGATGGTCGTGGTGGACAACCACGTGGCCGCGCACGGTCGTTCCGCGTTCACGCCCCGCTACGACGGCATGGACAGGTGGCTGCGCCGCTGCTACTCGCTGCGGGCCGTGCCGCGCTGGGCGGAGCAGATGATGCCGCAGCGCCGGGTGCTGCCCGAACTGAAGCAGATCTCGGGCGTGCTCTGA